From one Planktothrix agardhii NIES-204 genomic stretch:
- the ccsA gene encoding c-type cytochrome biogenesis protein CcsA produces MNLVVLQNGLDNISFAILLITLLLYWVGAAFPNLPYLWVLGTASMAIANLSIVALLGARWIEAGYFPISNLYESLFFLTWGLTTIHLIAEQMSRSRLVGVVTSPVAMGIAAFATLKLPPQMRIAEPLVPALKSNWLMMHVSVMMLSYATLMVGSLLAIAFLILTRGQEIELSGSSLGTRISRNHHKPVTNGINYTPEIVTESHPKGLTTNGNGTTAVLEFVKTDNPESVTRLSPQRLTLVETIDNISYRIIGLGFPLLTIGIISGGVWANEAWGSYWSWDPKETWALITWLVFAAYLHARITRGWQGRKPAILAATGLVVVWVCYLGVNLLGKGLHSYGWFF; encoded by the coding sequence ATGAATCTGGTTGTACTCCAGAATGGATTAGATAATATTTCTTTTGCCATTTTATTGATCACCCTATTGTTGTATTGGGTGGGGGCGGCGTTTCCTAATCTTCCCTATTTGTGGGTGTTGGGCACTGCGTCCATGGCGATCGCCAATCTCTCTATTGTGGCATTATTAGGGGCGAGATGGATTGAGGCGGGTTACTTCCCGATTAGTAATCTCTATGAATCCTTGTTTTTCCTGACTTGGGGTTTAACAACTATTCATCTGATTGCTGAACAAATGAGTCGGAGCCGCTTAGTTGGGGTGGTCACCTCTCCCGTGGCGATGGGAATTGCGGCGTTTGCAACTTTGAAGTTACCGCCACAAATGCGAATCGCTGAACCCCTCGTCCCGGCGTTGAAGTCTAATTGGTTAATGATGCACGTTAGCGTCATGATGTTGAGTTATGCAACGTTAATGGTGGGATCTCTATTAGCGATCGCATTTTTAATTCTGACTAGGGGACAGGAAATCGAGTTAAGTGGAAGTTCTCTAGGAACTCGGATTTCCCGAAATCATCATAAACCCGTTACCAATGGGATCAATTATACTCCAGAAATCGTTACGGAGTCCCACCCCAAAGGGTTAACTACCAATGGTAATGGCACAACGGCCGTGTTAGAGTTCGTCAAAACCGACAACCCAGAATCAGTTACCAGGCTTTCCCCACAGCGATTAACCTTAGTGGAAACCATTGACAATATCAGTTATCGGATTATTGGATTAGGATTTCCCTTGTTAACCATTGGGATTATTTCCGGGGGAGTCTGGGCGAATGAAGCTTGGGGCTCCTATTGGAGTTGGGACCCGAAAGAAACTTGGGCGTTAATTACTTGGTTGGTATTTGCGGCCTATTTACACGCCAGAATTACCCGGGGTTGGCAAGGTCGAAAACCTGCTATTTTAGCCGCCACGGGACTTGTGGTGGTCTGGGTGTGCTATTTAGGAGTTAATCTATTAGGAAAAGGTTTACATTCCTACGGTTGGTTTTTCTAA
- a CDS encoding phosphatidate cytidylyltransferase, giving the protein MPSLTEIHSLGFQIPLVAGWLGLIIVVAEGLNRVFAVNAEISRKIVHIGTGNVILLAWWLNIPAWVGITASVISGIIAIISHQTPILPSINSVGRKSLGTFFYAISIGVLIGWFWTIKQPQYAALGILIMTWGDGLAAVIGQQWGQHKYQVFGNGKSWEGSLTMLFVSLMICSFILLATEGNNQINWSISIAVAIIATGLETFSKYGIDNLTVPLGSASLAFFLNQIL; this is encoded by the coding sequence ATGCCGAGTTTAACTGAAATCCATAGTTTAGGATTCCAAATCCCATTAGTTGCCGGGTGGTTAGGTTTAATTATAGTAGTAGCAGAAGGACTAAATCGGGTTTTTGCTGTTAATGCGGAAATTTCGCGTAAAATTGTTCATATTGGCACGGGAAATGTGATTCTACTGGCTTGGTGGCTGAATATTCCAGCATGGGTCGGAATTACAGCGAGTGTAATTTCAGGAATTATTGCTATTATTTCCCATCAAACCCCAATTCTTCCTAGTATTAATAGTGTGGGACGAAAAAGTTTAGGAACGTTTTTTTATGCGATTAGTATTGGGGTTTTAATTGGTTGGTTTTGGACAATCAAACAACCTCAATATGCGGCTTTGGGTATTTTAATTATGACCTGGGGGGATGGTTTAGCGGCGGTTATTGGTCAACAATGGGGTCAACATAAATATCAAGTTTTTGGTAATGGTAAAAGCTGGGAAGGTTCCTTAACAATGCTATTTGTTAGTTTGATGATTTGCAGTTTTATTTTATTAGCAACTGAGGGGAATAATCAAATAAATTGGAGTATTTCAATAGCTGTAGCAATTATAGCTACGGGATTAGAAACCTTTTCAAAGTATGGAATTGATAATCTAACTGTTCCTTTGGGTAGTGCGTCACTAGCTTTTTTTCTGAATCAAATTCTTTAG
- the recF_1 gene encoding DNA replication and repair protein RecF, with protein sequence MKLDFVEYIENEGLPSQWTIEGCQLGYINLIVGKNASGKSRIIRAIDILADLLADQAKIKSNSKKRKWKFIFNANQSEDRTEYSLIIDQDQVTLEKFVVGSTTYLDRGEGGRGKIFAEELKTQMNFQTPGDKLAAVDRRDTVQHPFFEPLYNWAKSLRYYPFGTSLGKRSLGRFPQGKDIRKITDFKDPDFVVEIFKIGQEDFGNDFVELIIKDMKSIGYELSSIEIKKPSFFEEETESVPFFLEDAQYLSVQEDDLKGNTEQFQMSQGMFRALSLIIQINYALFSREQCPDCILIDDIGEGLDYERSSALIKLLIEKANTGSLQLIMTTNDRFIMNGVPLEYWSVIERLPGCSKLYNIYNSKERFEEFEFTGLNNFDFFSSDFYLEGFADEDATA encoded by the coding sequence ATGAAATTAGATTTTGTTGAATATATCGAAAACGAAGGTTTACCGAGTCAATGGACAATTGAAGGATGTCAACTCGGTTATATTAATTTAATTGTTGGTAAAAATGCGAGTGGAAAATCGAGAATTATCAGAGCCATTGATATCTTAGCTGATTTATTAGCTGATCAAGCCAAAATTAAATCCAATTCTAAAAAAAGAAAGTGGAAATTCATTTTTAACGCTAATCAATCTGAAGACAGAACAGAATATAGCCTAATTATTGATCAAGATCAAGTTACTTTAGAAAAATTTGTTGTTGGTTCAACAACTTACCTAGACCGAGGAGAAGGTGGACGAGGAAAAATTTTTGCAGAAGAATTAAAAACCCAGATGAATTTTCAAACACCTGGTGATAAGCTGGCTGCGGTAGATCGTCGGGATACTGTTCAACATCCCTTTTTTGAACCTCTATATAATTGGGCAAAATCTTTAAGATATTATCCATTTGGAACCTCATTAGGGAAAAGGTCTTTAGGTAGATTTCCCCAAGGAAAAGATATTAGAAAAATCACTGATTTCAAAGATCCAGATTTTGTTGTTGAGATTTTCAAAATAGGACAAGAAGATTTTGGAAATGACTTTGTTGAATTGATTATAAAAGACATGAAATCGATTGGATATGAGCTATCATCTATTGAAATTAAAAAACCTTCATTTTTTGAAGAAGAAACAGAATCTGTTCCTTTTTTCCTAGAAGATGCACAATATCTCTCTGTTCAAGAGGATGATTTAAAGGGCAATACTGAACAATTTCAAATGTCTCAAGGGATGTTTAGAGCATTATCACTCATTATCCAAATTAATTATGCTCTATTTAGCCGAGAACAATGTCCTGATTGTATTTTAATTGATGATATTGGCGAAGGCTTGGATTATGAACGATCATCTGCTTTAATAAAATTACTCATTGAAAAAGCAAACACCGGATCATTACAACTCATTATGACTACCAATGATCGGTTTATTATGAATGGTGTTCCCCTTGAATATTGGTCTGTAATTGAACGTTTACCCGGATGTTCTAAGTTATATAATATCTATAATTCTAAAGAAAGATTTGAAGAATTTGAGTTTACTGGATTAAATAATTTTGACTTTTTCTCAAGTGACTTTTATTTAGAAGGCTTCGCTGATGAGGACGCTACAGCATGA
- a CDS encoding KGK family protein, which produces MSDFTSILDDDDVINTSESALMFQCTFKASEFLSIMESKLEEENLFKEGIECQLLRPGQSWKTGKFRICLEFCPDEPDVEAEAKGGVPTSEYASPTIPSDSSSDLPPFVNQPTKSVGMWS; this is translated from the coding sequence ATGAGCGATTTTACCTCTATTCTCGACGATGATGATGTGATTAATACCAGCGAAAGTGCATTGATGTTTCAATGTACTTTTAAAGCCAGTGAATTCCTGTCAATTATGGAATCCAAGTTAGAAGAAGAAAATTTATTTAAGGAAGGAATTGAGTGTCAACTCTTGCGTCCGGGCCAATCTTGGAAAACTGGAAAATTTCGGATTTGTTTAGAATTTTGCCCCGATGAACCGGATGTTGAAGCTGAAGCTAAAGGAGGTGTCCCAACTTCTGAATATGCTTCCCCTACAATTCCCTCTGATTCCAGTTCTGATCTACCACCTTTTGTTAACCAACCAACTAAAAGTGTCGGAATGTGGAGTTAG